From a single Candoia aspera isolate rCanAsp1 chromosome 10, rCanAsp1.hap2, whole genome shotgun sequence genomic region:
- the NOP53 gene encoding ribosome biogenesis protein NOP53: protein MASPGAAAQAAAAASSFLGFSASSRDPGRLPSRRAGGLGARNRKKGWKRWRGPEAKLGRELGDWLEERASELRHLGGPVSEKPDESLFFLDTSSEQQGQNQKPAKERPLKIDLILQPDSKVPPPKNILAYQVPNGRKLKQKQRLWEKLAEKGVVPRKERLLQQRLQNPPKADAAGAGSGTNPSREFYDIWSGSNPLDKALAGKDVWFLEQTKKQPVKRPDRLKKAPSELPAMEVISPGGSYNPSFQSHQALLLQAFEAELGRQKAEEKLQRQLNFPTAAEAPTQETVFQEQCEGLMEEESEGEEGQDSPSLPQEEDLEAASAPAPHLLTATAVREKKTERQRKKEKTAKQLKTRELSEKAARHRHQELFQLRSIRLQLKQREAELQRRKQIREAKRKLEAVKPKRLGRLKYEEPDVDVQLSSELAESLRTLKPEGSILRDRFKSFQKRNLIEPRERAKFKRKYRLKYVEKRAFREITL, encoded by the exons ATGGCGTCGCCGGGCGCCGCTGCTCaggcggccgccgccgcctcgtCTTTTCTGGGCTTCAGCGCCAGCTCGCGCGACCCGGGCCGGCTCCCCTCGCGGCGGGCCGGCGGCCTGGGCGCCCGGAACCGCAAGAAGGGCTGGAAGCGCTGGCGGGGCCCCGAGGCCAAGCTGGGCCGGGAGCTCGGGGACTGGCTGGAGGAGCGAGCCTCCGAGCTGCGGCACTTGGG aggTCCAGTGTCAGAAAAGCCAGATGAAAGCCTTTTCTTCCTAGATACCAGCAGCGAACAGCAAG GCCAGAATCAGAAGCCAGCCAAAGAGAGACCTCTGAAGATTGACTTGATCCTACAGCCAGATTCCAAAGTGCCTCCACCCAAAAA CATCCTTGCCTATCAGGTCCCCAACGGCCGGAAGCTGAAGCAGAAGCAGCGACTCTgggagaagctggcagagaaaggGGTGGTGCCCCGAAAAGAGCGGCTTCTCCAGCAGAGGTTGCAAAACCCCCCCAAAGCCGATGCAGCCGGAGCAGGCAGTGGGACCAATCCCTCCAGGGAGTTCTATGACATTTGGTCAGGTTCAA ACCCGCTTGacaaagctctggctgggaaggacGTCTGGTTCCTGGAGCAGACCAAGAAGCAGCCTGTGAAG CGTCCCGACAGGTTGAAGAAGGCCCCATCAGAGCTGCCAGCCATGGAGGTCATCTCGCCAGGAGGATCCTACAATCCCAGCTTCCAGTCTCACCAG gcatTGCTCCTCCAGGCCTTTGAAGCTGAGCTGGGGAGGCAGAAGGCAGAGGAGAAGCTGCAGCGGCAGTTGAATTTTCCCACGGCAGCCGAGGCCCCCACCCAG GAGACAGTGTTTCAGGAGCAGTGCGAGGGCCTCATGGAAGAGGAATCGGAGGGCGAGGAAGGGCAGGACAGCCCGTCGTTGCCACAGGAGGAGGATCTGGAGGCAGCCTCTGCCCCTGCCCCCCATCTTCTCACAGCAACGGCagtcagagaaaagaaaacagaacgacagcgaaagaaagagaaaacagccaAGCAGCTG AAAACCCGAGAGCTCTCCGAGAAGGCAGCCCGACACCGGCATCAGGAGCTCTTTCAGCTGCGGTCCATCCGGCTGCAGCTGAAACAGCGGGAGGCTGAGCTGCAGCGCCGGAAGCAGATTCGGGAAGCCAAGCGGAAGTTGGAGGCCGTCAAGCCAAAGCGGCTGGGCAGGCTCAA GTACGAAGAGCCAGACGTGGATGTGCAGCTGAGCAGCGAACTGGCAGAGTCCTTGAGGACGCTGAAG CCAGAAGGCAGCATCCTGAGGGACCGGTTCAAGAGCTTTCAGAAACGCAACCTTATTGAACCCCGAGAGCGGGCCAA GTTCAAAAGGAAATACCGTCTGAAATATGTGGAGAAGCGAGCCTTCCGGGAGATCAC ATTATAG